Proteins co-encoded in one Candidatus Omnitrophota bacterium genomic window:
- the atpC gene encoding F0F1 ATP synthase subunit epsilon (produces ATP from ADP in the presence of a proton gradient across the membrane; the epsilon subunit is part of the catalytic core of the ATP synthase complex), with protein MFDVILLTPEEKIFEGKAESIKLPGEHGEFEVLAYHKPVIGRLIGGSLIIDGRSYPVRRGIIGFNQNKATIIVER; from the coding sequence ATGTTCGATGTCATATTATTAACCCCTGAAGAGAAGATCTTCGAGGGGAAAGCCGAAAGCATAAAATTACCCGGTGAGCACGGCGAGTTCGAAGTCTTGGCTTACCATAAACCGGTGATCGGCCGTTTGATCGGCGGCAGCCTGATCATTGACGGCAGGTCCTATCCGGTGCGCCGGGGTATTATCGGCTTTAATCAGAACAAGGCCACTATTATCGT